The Malus domestica chromosome 13, GDT2T_hap1 genome includes a window with the following:
- the LOC103453018 gene encoding protein DMP2-like, whose product MGGSTSSSSKSKTTTTKNKSIKDRTLTCAGNLIKLLPTGTVFLFQFLNPVLTNNGKCTAVNKYLSAILIGVCGFSCCFSSFTDSYTGSDGQTHYGVVTSKGLWPSTSSNSVDLSAYKLRFGDFVHAFFSLIVFAVVSLLDANTVRCYYPGFESTEKILLQVLPPVIGTIAGTVFSVFPNKRHGIGYPSSSSDSSQDSESAAS is encoded by the coding sequence ATGGGGGGTTCTACTAGCTCTTCCTCTAAATCCAAGACAAccacaaccaaaaacaaaagcatcAAAGACAGAACATTAACATGCGCAGGCAACCTCATCAAGCTCCTCCCAACCGGCACGGTCTTCTTGTTCCAGTTCCTCAACCCTGTCTTGACCAACAACGGCAAATGCACCGCTGTCAACAAATATCTAAGCGCCATTCTCATCGGTGTTTGCGGCTTCTCCTGCTGTTTTTCTTCCTTCACAGACAGTTACACAGGCAGTGATGGACAAACACACTATGGGGTGGTAACAAGCAAGGGGCTTTGGCCCTCGACAAGTTCCAACTCTGTGGACTTGTCTGCTTACAAGCTTAGGTTTGGGGACTTTGTGCATGCCTTCTTTTCCTTGATTGTGTTTGCAGTTGTGTCACTTTTGGATGCCAACACTGTCAGGTGCTATTATCCAGGGTTTGAGTCCACCGAGAAGATTTTGCTACAGGTGTTGCCTCCGGTTATAGGTACAATTGCCGGAACTGTTTTCTCTGTGTTCCCTAATAAACGCCATGGAATTGGGTACCCGTCTTCAAGTTCTGATTCTTCACAGGATTCGGAGTCGGCAGCTTCCTAA
- the LOC103453017 gene encoding uncharacterized protein: protein MEVECYVVVHNIAKRHNVGTLARSATAFGVSELILVGRREFNAFGSHGSTSHLRFRHFHSLQDARLYLKERDCDICGVEITDNALPVNHHPFTKSTAFLLGNEGTGLSAKELEICDFFVYIPQYGGGTASLNVTVAASIVLHQFGVWAGFPERTREGNKFIVAEKPVKQTRQSFCAETADSVIEERKCRKEFAANGFFDESGNDNSSSNLLDGLFADVRI from the exons ATGGAGGTAGAGTGCTATGTGGTGGTGCACAACATAGCCAAGAGGCACAACGTAGGCACGCTCGCCCGAAGCGCCACCGCCTTCGGCGTCTCAGAACTAATTCTGGTCGGCCGCAGAGAATTCAACGCCTTCGGCAGCCATGGCTCCACCTCTCACCTTCGCTTTCGCCACTTCCACTCCCTCCAAGACGCTCGCCTCTACCTCAag GAGAGAGATTGTGATATTTGCGGCGTTGAGATCACTGATAATGCTCTGCCTGTAAATCATCACCCTTTCACCAAGAGCACTGCTTTTCTTCTTGGCAATGAG GGAACGGGCCTTTCTGCTAAAGAATTGGAGATATGTGACTTCTTTGTGTATATTCCGCAGTATGGAGGTGGTACTGCTTCCTTGAATGTGACCGTAGCAGCTTCTATCGTGCTGCATCAGTTTGGAG TTTGGGCTGGCTTCCCTGAGAGGACTCGTGAAGGGAACAAGTTTATTGTGGCAGAGAAACCGGTAAAGCAGACAAGACAAAGTTTTTGTGCAGAAACAGCAGATTCCGTCATTGAAGAGCGAAAATGCAGAAAAGAATTTGCTGCTAATGGTTTCTTTGATGAGAGTGGAAATGACAATTCATCTTCTAACCTTTTAGATGGATTGTTTGCTGATGTAAGAATATAA